A genomic region of Haliotis asinina isolate JCU_RB_2024 chromosome 1, JCU_Hal_asi_v2, whole genome shotgun sequence contains the following coding sequences:
- the LOC137276763 gene encoding uncharacterized protein — translation MASIDLRDAYYSVPIAEEHRKFLRFEWQGILYEYTCLPNGLACAPRRFTKLLKPAYATLRQQGCTVVPYLDDSYLQGDTEVECADNVRRTVTLLQDLGFIIHAEKSKLVPTQEIEFLGFVLNSVFMTIRLAPEKAQRVKLECSVLSDKQYARIQEVAHVIGLLVSSFPGVQHGQLHYRELEQAKTVALKRCDTPVSPEAEEGEGGSNHGAAELANAALVRHGAEDAGGSSSFSAAQDGPAEVAAQQLFAPVEEKAATSGMPLIREALTLRGIPERIGKVITQSWRGSTQRQYQVHLHKWEAYCSERDIDPLQGTVAELLGFLHRPTRSRYKNVWDVSTVFTYIDSLGRNCELTLKYLTLKLTVLLALATANRLQSLQTLDILNMKMMDNKIVFVLNRLKQRTPGRPAQFVDIDRFETESNLCVYRTLRAYLDATLDLRGEEKQVLISFQKPHKKVGTSTIARWIRQVLAAAGIDTSVFCAHSARAAASSAASVAQVPITDILRTAGWTSAQTFAKHYRLPVDTGTSNMYDTIVTASQETPSRLDL, via the exons ATGGCAAGTATTGATTTGCGGGATGCGTATTATTCAGTGCCTATTGCAGAAGAGCACAGAAAATTCCTCCGGTTTGAGTGGCAAGGGATACTCTATGAATATACTTGTTTACCCAATGGACTGGCTTGCGCCCCCCGTAGATTCACTAAACTACTTAAACCTGCTTATGCTACACTCAGGCAACAAGGCTGCACGGTGGTTCCATATCTTGATGACTCTTACCTCCAGGGAGATACCGAAGTAGAATGTGCAGATAATGTTAGGCGGACAGTCACGTTACTCCAAGACCTGGGATTCATCATACATGCTGAGAAATCTAAGCTGGTACCTACTCAAGAGATAGAATTCCTTGGATTTGTGCTCAATTCAGTGTTCATGACAATACGACTGGCACCCGAGAAAGCACAAAGAGTAAAGCTAGAGTGCTCTGTGTTGTCAGATAAGCAATATGCTAGAATTCAGGAAGTGGCTCATGTGATAGGTCTGTTAGTAAGCAGCTTCCCTGGTGTCCAGCATGGACAGCTCCACTACCGAGAACTTGAACAGGCAAAAACTGTAGCTCTAAAGAGA TGTGATACCCCAGTGTCTCCAGAAGCTGAGGAAGGAGAAGGGGGAAGCAACCATGGTGCTGCCGAACTGGCCAACGCAGCCCTGGTACGACACGGTGCTGAGGATGCTGGTGGATCATCCTCGTTTTCTGCCGCGCAGGATGGACCTGCTGAGGTTGCCGCACAACAACTCTTTGCACCGGTTGAGGAAAAAGCTGCAACTAGTGGCATGCCGCTTATCCGGGAAGCCCTCACGCTCCGAGGCATTCCGGAACGAATTGGGAAAGTCATCACCCAATCATGGCGTGGTTCAACTCAGCGACAATACCAGGTTCACCTCCACAAGTGGGAGGCATATTGCAGTGAAAGGGACATTGATCCACTTCAGGGAACTGTAGCTGAGTTACTTGGATTTCTGCAT AGGCCCACCAGGTCAAGGTACAAGAACGTGTGGGATGTGAGCACAGTATTCACATACATTGATAGCTTAGGAAGGAACTGTGAACTGACCTTGAAATACCTGACTCTCAAGTTGACAGTGTTACTGGCACTGGCCACAGCTAACAGACTACAATCTCTGCAGACTTTGGATATCctaaacatgaaaatgatggataacaaaattgtgtttgtactcAATAGACTAAAGCAGAGAACACCTGGTAGGCCAgcacagtttgtagacatagaCAGATTTGAGACCGAAAGCAATCTCTGTGTCTATCGGACTCTAAGGGCATATTTAGATGCCACATTGGATTTAAGGGGAGAGGAAAAACAAGTGCTGATTAGTTTCCAAAAACCCCATAAGAAAGTCGGCACATCCACTATAGCAAGGTGGATTCGGCAAGTCCTTGCAGCGGCAGGAATAGATACTTCGGTGTTCTGTGCTCACAGTGCGAGGGCGGCAGCCTCTTCAGCAGCCAGTGTGGCACAGGTGCCGATCACGGACATTCTGAGGACAGCGGGTTGGACATCAGCCCAGACATTTGCCAAACATTACCGGCTCCCAGTTGACACTGGTACCAGCAATATGTATGACACAATTGTTACTGCTAGTCAGGAAACTCCCTCCAGATTAGATCTCTAA